The DNA region ACTGAATCCAACGGCCAAAGAAATAAAACAAGGAAACCACCAGTATCACTATCATATCTTATACAGAACCCTTTTCTTAAATGATGTATGAATAGAATAGAGACTAACCAAGCAAGCAATGAACTAGGCGACTCCTAATGCATGAGTTGATAAAGAAGGATACTTTCGATTGATACAGAAGAAGCAACTAATACTGACTACAAGTGTTCTTTCCAAAACCTTCATCCTGCTGCATTACAATACTAGTGTTCACGTATCAGCAAAACTTTTAGGGAAAAATCAATCATTGACGAGCAATCTCCACAACCGACACCTTAAAAGCCCCCCAATATCCTTGTTCAGCTCTGCTCCTGAGCTTCAGCAGCCTCCCTCTCTTCTGCTGCTGCAGCCATTAGCTCATCGAAGTTTGCGGTTTTCCCAAGTACTATCTCAATCTGAAAGCAACAATGACAAGCAGACGAGAACTCTTATCAGATATCTGTCAATCTACAGCATGCTGAAGTTAGATATGCAgacgatactttttttttttttttaaatctttgATTGGATTTTCACCAAACAAAATCAGCAGCTCCTAGCATACCTTGGCCTTTTGCACCGGTCTTCCTCTGGAATCATCCTTGATGTCAACCGTAGATGTCATGATCTCTGCGTTGAAAAACATCCAATAACTTAATTTAACTGTCCAACATATTGTCGAAAAGTGGTAATAACAGAAAGATGCAGAAAGGTATCTCACTCTTCTCCACGGCCAAGCCATTGTTTTTCAGAATTTCAGCAACCGTAACCACCGTCGCTATAGCTGTAGAACCATGATCAAATGTGTCAAGGACATAGACCACAGGACttaagaaaacaaaacaaaggATCCATCCAATAGATTATACAACGCTACGACCAGATATTGTCTGCTGCACATCAAGACAAGGACCTCCGCAACAGAAAATACATGCTGTTTCTTTGcctaattatttgaaaaaaccAGGAGCTCCTAAATAATAGGAACCAGTATGGGAATGATTTTCACAGCGCCCATTACGACTTTAGCCTCTTTTCTAATGTTATATGTATTTAAAGGACAGTGAGACATTGTTGGACTGGGAAAACTAAGGTTCCACCCACTCGTGAACTACGAAATGAAACCAAAAATCAAGAGGGAGAATAATCTTATAGAGCATCTTTAACATCTTCACATCCAGACTTCCATTTCGCTGTGGACAGCGCAAGAGTAACAATTTAAGCAGAGCCACAGCATATCATGTTCATAAACGGGATATAAAGACTTCAAAAAGGCTCCAACATCAAGAACCAGGTTGACCTAGCGCATATACTGTTCGAACATGACATCAAACTTAGGGACACCACATCGATTGCCACCGGCAACAAGCATAAGCCCTGACTATCCACTAAAGATTTTACTAAGTTGAAGATTATAAGATTACCCATTCCCAAAGCTGAAAGCTCGACCTCATTGTGCTGCTGCATGTACCTCTGCAAACATCAAAAGCAGCCGGCGTCAAACGCTACCGGACGAATCAAAACAATTAAGACATGACCTGAACTAGCCTCTTCAGTTCACAAACAACTAATTCATGCCCAGAGCTTGAGCTTGAGCTCGAGctcgaacaaacgatagacAGCCGCACATCAACAAATCCAGCTCCATACAAGTGCAGCGAGGGGGagtgggggggggggagagagagagagagagagggttcAGTACCTTGGCGAGATTGACGTAGAAGAAGAGCGGCTTCTTGGTGTTAGAGACCTGAATTCGGTTCTTCTTGTGAGAATCGGAGAGGTTGATGTTGTTGACTCCCTCGACGATCTCTTCCATGGCGGGTATGATTTCGCAGAATTCCGCGCAGAAACCTTCAaaaaaccctaaccctaatGCACTCGACTCTGACTTCGCGCTTCTCCCACCTCTGCTGTGCTCTCTTTCCGGAGCTTTGGCACTGGGGGATAAATATTTCGGGTGGGGGAGGAGGGCCAAGAGCCCAATGGGCCAGCTGCCAATGTCATATTGGGCCCTTCTGCTTAATGGGCTTTGAGCTAATTccaaagaaaagggaaatagAAATGGGCATACTCATCAAATTGCGATTGCTGCAAAGAATTGGAATTGTAATTCCTGCTCAATTCGGACAGATTTCCCAGTAAGTTTGTGTCCCGGATTTGCAATTCCAGACTTAGCCCGACTCTGGATAAATGATGAATGGGAAATCCGGCCTTCGGCCCAGGTTTTGCTATTCCGATGAGGGTTTTACGAAAGTACCCCTGACTAGTTCTTGAATTTTCATTCCTTGCCACCACTGTCGCTTGATCTCCGATGATACAAAGCAACGTGAGCGCGCTAAACATTTTGGTCGTCAAATTATTCTATTGCCACCGCTCCAGTACCTCAATTAAATTTGCCGGCGATTTCACTCTCCTATTCAAATTTTGTCTTAACACTTGGTCCGTCCATTACTTGCTTCAACGGAAAGTCAACATGGATGCTTACGTGGCTCTAAAggtattaaatatattattattattattttagttGTGTTATCCAAAACGATGTCATATTAGCGGagattcttttaaaaaaactattaTTTTAACATCGGGGGAGGACCTCGGCCGAGGGAGAGGTGGTGGGCCAGGGATCCCTCAGCCTGTCTCCTCCCTCCTCCACTCTctgtagaaaaataaaaataataaaaattgagaaaattgagaaaataaaaaaacgctatcataaatctatatttataaaattttgcttttaaaataaaaactcaaaaaatcggGATATTCCATTTTAAAGATCGAGCAAATAACGATTGCTCCGACAAATCGATATTTataacttttaaaatattatttttaaaaagtaaatttaaaaaatcgagaaaataatgaacgGTCCCACAAAAATTATCTACATCtgtatatttttaaaatttactttttacaaaaatcaagaaaatttcattaaaaaatgaagTATTTGGAGACCATCTAATCAAATCTACATTTATCTTGTTTTcattaatatagatatagatatagatgctCTTTCTAAATCTTTCTGCCATCTGTAAACTCAAAAGATCAAATCAAACAGAGCTAAATAGCTTGCAGCAGGTGGTggtaataaaagaaagaaaaggtaaaTTACAATATTCATAAGACTAAAATAACCTATCAGCCcaacccaaaaataaaaataaaaataaaggtgCCTATGATCGACTCGATTTGCATGATTGCGCTTCCAAATGCATATgtcctcttctttctcctaGCTTATATAACATCTGCTTTGGTATGGCTTCCATTTACAAAATTGAGAAAGTGAAAATAAACAATAATGgatataaataaacaaacgaTCCTGTTAAAGACCGGAGGTTCTTGGACGACGTTGATGATTGCGCATTCGAAGGCCAGGACAGGGCCTCTACCGTATAGCTCTTCAATGAAATGCCCTTTGAAGGACTTGTTCGTTTGGATACCAATGGTTCTGGTGTTTGCCCCAAATTCCATGCCGTTGGAGGCGTTGAAGGTCTTCTTCGACTTATCGCTGGCATCCGGTATTTGCCCGGATGATGATCAACTGCTTAGCTTTTAAGGTATTGATTGAAGTCGTCCACTCATTCTCCCAGGTCTAGCTATCGATTGAACTAGTTCGTTCTCTCACTCTTAGTCCTCTCAACAAGTGACCAACAGTATGGTACGAAAACATAAAAATCACCTATCATCCCGAGCTAACATAGGAATACGAGACTGTGTAAAGGGTGGAACGATTACGGTCCTGACCACACTTTTCCAAAGAGAATATGCCTATGATTGACTCATTTTGCACGATTGCGATTCCAAATGCATATCTCCTCATTTTCCAAAGAGAATATGCCTATTTATAGTATCTCCTTTGGTGTAGCTtccattttcaaaattgagGAGTAAAAAGTGAATGATAAaagagataaataaacaaacctAGACATTTACGAAAGGCCGTTCAACATGTGATAGGACCCATACGTATGTCGCCAATCACGAATGAGCTCCAGGAGCTTGTCATTAGTTTCTCTGGGCCACGGATATATGAGAACGAAAGCAACAAAATTGCAACAATGAAAGGCAACCCATTTAAGCCGCTTTCCCTAAAAgtaatttcttatttatcaAGAAACTCGCCAAAATTTTTTACATaagtctcttttttttttcctattacAAAAGAAACCTAAGACCTAGTATAATAAagataaatcataaataactaataaagggacatGAATAGTCCCACTATATATCGAAATGTGATCTTTAGGTCAATAGCGAAGGCGTGCGCCGCTGCAACACCCTCTTTTGATTACATAAGTCTTCTTTGTTTACAGTTTATTATGCATTCCTTCCTTAACTTTGGTGTAGAGGCCTTCATTATATTTTACCTAAAAAGGTATTAAGAGccttcaaattttgatttctatttttttaagagtttagatataagaaaataataaaaaagccCAAATTAGTCCATAAACTATGGGCTCGAGAGCCCAGGTCTACTAATAAAAGGAGATATGCGTAATTTTATGTAGAAACTTGATTAGGCTCGTGAGCTGAACGGTCCAAGTACTACCAAACTCGACTCGGAtcttgttaaaaaaaaaagctcagCTCGAGCTCAACAAGGCCGAGTCGAGTTCGAATTATCACCAAGTCGATCTCAATTAGTAACTCACGAGTTGGCCCCTTTCGTTTACACCCCTACTTATAAAACTAGAAATCATGCATTAACAATCAACTAGCTTCCTTACAGAACCACTTGGGTCGGGTATAACCTATAACCAAAAGATCCCGATTCCCAAATAAGGAGCATGATATCATCCAAAAGATGGATGCTCAAATTAAAAGCTCATTGTACTCAAACTGACTTGTTCTATGCAGATGGCTTAATGACAAAAAGGGATTCTTTCTAAGACATTATACACAAACACAAAGATCGTCTCAAACCGTCCGACAGTCTCTCTTATTCACTCAGCCATGTAAAGTTTAGTGCTGTCAACAAACATAGGAACTCGGGATACATCCAAACGAATCAATTGACTTGTTAAATCAAACTGATACATCTTAGAGAGCTTGAAGATTGTTTGACAAGATATCTATTATTACAAGAAGAAAACGAGACACAACCTGCCGCAAAATCATCGATTGACCAGTCAATGCTTTTGATTGGGAGCATCGGTCCAGACCAGTTGTGCAAATGACGTTCAATCCCTTCAgcattaattttcattattccATTCCCAACTACATAGCCGCACTCTAGAAcagaaaaaaattgtattgaACCTTCCTTGATCAAGGAAAAAACCGAGTCCTCACAGATAATCCAATCTGTGATCTAACCATACTGATCATGAAAGAGATGTGCAGTCCATCATCAAAGCCAAGATATTTCAGCCAATCTTGATAAAAGGCCAAAATTACTTCAAACATGACAGTGCGGAAGCCACATTCCGAGAAATTCGTTCATGTATCGGTTcctgtaacaaaaaaaaaaaaagaataatccAGGAAGGTTATGTGGTCTAATTAATATTAGAGCAAAACATTTTGCCATTAGACAATTGCTGAATCACGATTGAAGCTTACCTCGCCCGGTGGCATCTGAAATTTGGAATTTGTTATCGTCTCATACAGGAAAATGTACCTGTTTTCTCAGATGTCAACAGAGAATTAGCttaaggaaaagaaattttattgtAAAAGCATAAAACAAAGCAGAATATTTATCCTGCCATTCTTTCTTTTGTCCTGAAGCGATGTTCAAAGTTTCATCCCCTTCAAAATCGTACTTAGAGATCTCAACTTTTCTTGTAATAGAACACACTAAGAAAGACATCCTACTAAAGAACTCATGTAAGGCAGACCATGGAAGCATACCTCCAGGCTAACTCGCAAACCAGATCTTTCGGGGCTTCTGGGAGGACCTAAATATAGATGGCAACAATCAAACTGGCAATGTCTATgcaggaaaaggataaaaaaaagagataggTAGTATTTTCAAGTTAATATTACCTCATCTTTGTATGGATTGCAATGGCTCTTGAACCACAGCCTCAAGAACTcctttcaaataaaaaagatagaaTTAGCAAATTATACAAGCATGAAATCTGGGGACAATATTggctaatttaattaaataggAAAGTGCAAAATGACAGATTAGAGGCTAAATTTACAGACCTTGTCAACATTTTCGGGTTCCAGACCATTCTGAAAGCATTCCTCATATGATTGACCAATCCAATATCTACTCGAGTCAGGGGTATGCACCTGAGGTACCATGCTCAGGGATTAATAGTatgttgagagagagagagagagagagagtgttatAGAGTTGGAGAGATGAGTGTGACCTCATCAATCAAAAGAATCGAACCATCATGACCCTTGCCGAATTCATATTTCGTGTCCACCAGTATCAGCCCATGATCTGCAGCAACCCGCTGTATTGCCGAATGGTAAAGTGGAGAATTAGCAAGAGTGAAGGAAAAATGACAGAAGGAGTTTTCAGAGCAGTAGGAACTTGCAACTGAGCAAGGGGCAACTATAACTTAAATTTCCAACAGCACCTAATTGGAAAAATCAGAATTACCTGTCCATAATCGAATAACTGCAGCGCTCTCTTACTAACTTCATCATAATCTTCTTGGGTCATCAACCCACGTTTAACTATCTGCAAGACAAACACATGATGTGATATGAGCTAAACTTTTAACGATGACAACTGACAGATTGTTTTATactttgcctttttttttttttccagtacATGATAGTATAAGCAAAAGGAACAAACCTCCTCAGGAGTGATGGGTTCATCATGATCTGCAGCCTTGGTTGTAGGGGTCAGTATATTTTGCAGTAGCTTCTGGTTTTTGACCAACCCTGTAATCATATCCTAAATCGTCTTAATATTTCACTAGCATTGATACAACggcaaattacataaaaaggacaaaaaatcTTTCAGATAAACCCACCATCAGGAAGATCATTGCCACAGTAATTCCGTACTCCGTTTCTGTAGACAGTCCACAGTGACGTATCAGTGCTTCCTGTCACGTAACCTCTAGCTACATGTTCGAATTGTGATTGTTATCCATTGACAATTCATATccgatagagagagagagagagagcgagcgaGAGCTAGGGAGCATTACGATATTCAATAACTCACCAACAAATTCTACAGGAAAGACAGAACACTTCTTCACGATGGTAACATTCCTATCAGGAGCTGCAACAACAGCATTTGAAGTTATGTGCCGTGTTTTATCAAACCACCACAGGCTCGTCTCATTAAGTACCTGAGCATTTTCAGCACAAACAAATCAATTCATGACCAGTTCTTCGGCAATGAAAACTTCTCTAAAAACAGAACTCCAGCATCCTGCTTTTATACAAGAACGCTAAAAATGCCTGAACTAACATAGGAACGAGATGTTAGATTTGGTATTAAAGTTTCATAAAAATGGGAAAGAGAAGGAGTTAGATACCTGGCCCTTGAAGGGAATTGATGCAAGAATCCGATCAAATGCACTTTGTCTATCAGTTGTGACGAGGACAAGATAATCACCACCATCATAGATGTCCCTGACCTGCAAATATAGAGAAACAACCACTGTTTTTTAGTAGCAGATATTCAACACAACCCGCTCCTGTTTTTATTAAGAGAACGAATCTTTTTATCGAAGGATCAGAATAAAATGGGGTAATAAAGAAATGTATTGAATCGATTCTTAGTAATGAGGAGATCTCATTGCAACTCCAAATATCGTATTCAGAGGGATGAAGTAGGTAATGAGACTCTGAATCATAGAACTACAATGAAATATACCATCAACCAACATTTATCGAATTTGAAGAAGagtcagaagaagaagaagaagagatggTTCGATTGCAAATCTATCTAAATGTCGAGGACATGGCATGATATAAGTCAACATGAAATCGATTAGTACTTCACCAATCTCCAGGATACCCCATTGTTAAAAATACACATACTCGATCATATTAGCACTACAGCCAAACGTAACGAATCCGACACTAAATGCCAATCCTACGGGTCCTTCTCCGAGAACTTCTATACCTTGGGCCAAGATTCAATAGAATGAACACCAAGAGGAGATGCGTTTCAGACAAAGCCTATATCAAAACCACGCAAATGGGTCTCTGACACACAGTTTCATATGTTCAATGGGAAGGGAAATTTGCTAAagcttcttccttcttcaatCAACTTAactaaagaaaagagaggggAAAAGGGCATACCTTGCCTCTGATTTTAGACTTCAGACCGGGAACAGTGAGCTGAAGGTTAGTCTCTGACAGGCAATTGTACAGCGAGCCCTCGATTGCTCCGAACAGCTCCTCTCTGCGGCCACCCCTGATGAGGGCATCGAGTGAGAGCTGCTGCTTCTGATCCTGATTCTGCCCCGACATGAGAGACCGACAGATGAAAGATGCACTTTTGGGCTTCAATCTCAGCTTCTGAGGAGGGAATGGGTGCAGGGGCGGAAGATTGCCATGGGTTTTGGGGGTTTTGAGAGGGTTTAAGCTCTGAGCCATGGCGCTGCTCCAGGGAGGAGAGTGAATCGGAGGAAGAAAAGCGCTACTAATTCGGAAAAAAGACAACGCAATGAGACTAGTGATGCGGAAAAAGACAACGCAACTCAACTTAAGATTGTTCTTTCTTGGGAAAAGGTTTTTAGTTCCcaatctttattttcttttttattttagtcctAAACGGTTTATTTTAAGGTCGAACCACATCGTCGACttttttcatttgattttcttttgatcCTAAGTTTGGGTTAAAATAGGATCTTCAAGAAAAAGTAAAGAGAAAAACAAGATCATCTCCATTGGACACTATTTCTCTCCGGTGGAGCATGACCCTCACGTCTCCACGTGCGAGGACGGGTCTCTTTGCAGAGAGACCCTAAATAGTCACTCATGAGCCGTGACTCATGTCttaccttattttttttttaagagatTGGTAAAAGAGTTAACGGCTCTTTTTGTCTTGTGGGGCCCGTTACTCCAGTCATGTGGCATGTAGCGAGATACATAATtactttttgttttgttttttttaaaaaactttttaaCTATCAAAAAAAGTGTGAGACCACAATAGAACCCGGTATGATGTTGTGAAATTATTTCGAAAACCATGATGTATGGTGTTATTTTCTCTATAGTATTAGTAATTGTAAATTActaattttctcatttgtGCAATTGTAAATTACTATTTTCAATGATTCATAACAAATAGCTTATATAATAAAGGCTAGGCTAATTCCACCCCTCTATGACTAATCCACTCTATTTGTTATTAGTCTTACAAAAATGCCCCAAATACTATATTAGTTACTTTAACTAATATGGATAACCCTTAAATTACTCTTCTATCTTTATTATAAGATCTACGCTCACAATTTATTTccatttgtatatttttttctctttattctaAATATCCACTACTCAAATTGTTTTTAACAAAGAGTATGCTTCTCctttgtaaaataaataagagcaaatataatattagtcaagaaaaccaaaattttatttgttttgtggTTCATTACTCATTTTAAAATCTCGatgtcaaaagaaaaagaatccaAACTAGAAAAAGAATCCAAACTCCATattcaaatcaaattattttcagagaaaaataaaagcaatATCACCTAAATtaataaaggaaaatattAAAGTCTTTCAAAGTTAATATGAATtgtacgttttttttttcactaacgattatgtttcttttttaaatgcATACAAGTAATGAGGTTGTGTTTTTTCAAGTAGTGGATTACGCAGGTGTACACATACAGtcgtacttttcaattttttcatttatttagatCATAATCAGTTGagttataatatattaatttaataatattcatgaagtttgtaattataaaaaatagtgCACGCTAAATTAGATATAATATAGACAGAGTTAATAGTACATATACCGCCCCTCAGAAAGCAAGTAATATAATGGATGGAAAAGATACTGTTGAAATCACCGTCTTCCACCAACTACCCATGTAAAAAATTATCTTCATTGAAATAATTATCCAATGAGCTAGAACATTGCCAGATGAAGGGCGTACATGTTACAAATACTTATATTTTGAGTTATTTGTATGTTACAAATACTTATATTTTGTGTTTTACAAATAACGAAATTTatttatgtgtgtgtatatatatatatatatatggttgtgttttcattttttttgcaTCAATATTTTTCACCAAGTAATAAGATATTataaaacaaatatttttaGTACCTTACATATTAAATCATTTTCTTCTCATCCATTATACAATGttatgaaatttcttttaataaataggggtatttacctaaaatagcccatgatttgtccgttttgtcaaatctatcatatattttttttttgtcaaatctatcacatggtttactttttgcatcaaatctatcccggcgttatcttttccgtcgacatctaacggccatgctgacgtggcgcctacgtgacaagtgtggcccactatctctccacgtgccacttCAGCAcagccgttagatgttgacggaaaaaataatgcgatgatagatttgatgcaaaaagtaaatcatggaatagatttgacaaaacggataaaCCATAGGCCAttttagatttaaaaaaaacccCTAATAAATATCATGCAGTAAAAAGATATGGAGAGTACAGAGAATATTCCAATTGAAAAAGTTTAATACATTGACttagaaaagaagaaatgattcgtgaaaaagcttgatttttTGCATATCATTTCCAACTAGATGTTTGCACATTAGGTAATTTCATTATAcaatcattcaattcataaGACTCATAAACATGATTGCTTTTCACTTTATTGTGCAATCGAATAACTTTAATGTTTCTACTAATGCAGATGAGTGACAAATGCAGTAAGAAGAAAAGCATCAACCGTAAGGGTACTGAATCGTAGAACCCTGATTGAGAAACGGCCGGTCGGAACCATCCATTCCCCAGGACATCACTGAACCAACCATTCCTAATGTCTTACAGTCAATCACCAAACCACCCGTCACCTACTCATGGATCTCCAATGGGTTTATATGGTCATCCACatgtaaattaaatttaattgtgTAATTTACAGGTGCGTATTATAAGTAGATTATTTGAAACAGAGAAAATGTATTTGCAAGTTCCACAAACTCATCCTGATCCATATGCATCGGAGGGATTAGGCACCATCGAGTGGGACCTTATCATTTTCAGGTTCTTTTCAGTAAGACCATTGTCCGTTCTTTGTTGCTCTAGACGGTACAATCATTTACCCTACCAAGCTGTGTATGATTAACAGCCTTCCCTTTCTTATATCGGACTTTAAAGGAGGGCACGCCTTATGTTTGCTTTTTAGAAAGATTTACCGTACACATACTCGACAATTATCTTCCTTCATACAAATAACATAAACTTGGATGACTGCAGATGGATTGATTCTGTTCAAGGCACCCACATGGTTTCAACTGTTCCGAGACAGTACACCGACTACTTTTTTAAGCCGGGGGAGCCACTAGTAAAGTTTCATAAGGATGTCCCAGACTAGAGGAAGGAGTTCTTGTTTAAAGAGTGAAAGGTATGATTACTTGGAATGCTAAATCATAgttgttttgttgttcatTTCATAACTAATAAGGTTGTTTATATGCATAATTTGGTTTATTACGACCCGCGATTTGAGGTTACATGAAGCAAGCATTCACGAGCAAGTACACGTCTTGACTACGAGGGATGTACTGACCGACTTCATtggagaagctcatttggcCGAGTTGGAGAGAGAATGGGCGAAATACACATTTGCTAGAAAAGGGAGCTTCAGTACACTACGAATGGAGTGTATCATACAGTGCGCACACTTATCAAGAGGTGTGTCTCGTAAAATACTCaatcttgtttttttttgttatgataaaaataattgtgCTAAGTCATCCGTTCATCCTTTGCAGAGGAAGGCCACAGGTGAAGAACCTTCAGTACCTCATATGtttgaaaaattacataaGAGCATCAAAACTAAGGAATGGATTAGTGCTTTTGCAAATGAGACACTTGTAAGTTAATACATGAAAATTGTGGAGAATTGCATATATCGTCACGCATAATGGTTTGGTATTGATTCTTTATGTAGGAAAGGGTCGAGGAGGCTGCTTCTAAGCAGACGAATACCTCATTGCTGGTTGATCCTACCCAAGCAGAGACTTGGTGGAAGGTCATGGAAACGAACAAGAGGGATGAACTTATGAGCTCAATTAGGCTCTTCGCCTGAATTGCCATGAAGCAGGGCCCCTTGGGACAACGCATGTCAAACAACCCCTTGGCCCATGTGCACATTGAGATTGGGCTAACGAAGGGTATGATCTTCAAGCTGTTCAAGAAGATCGACAAACAAagcaaaaaatataagaagGACTGCGAGAAAGatcaattgaagaaaaaaagtaaatctGAGTTCAAGAAGGGGAGACATGTGGCCGAGGAGTCCGAcgaggatgatgatgagggtgaagatgaggatgaggaggagagCCCTGAGGAGTTTGACGACTCATCCTCTTCCGATGATTAGTTTATGATGtttatgtttgttttaagatatTTCTGACATCGAATTTATGTTTTTCTCAACTTTACTGCATATCGTGTTAGACTTATGTATGTTGAACCCGTCGAACCTATGCGCGGGTtgtaattttgaatatttctgAATGAATGGTACATAATGCGTGAACATGTTCAAATATGATATTGGGATCTTAATATTTTATGAGGAAACTCTGccgaaattttcttttttaaatccCCACGGCATATTCAATTGTTGTACTATTTTTGttgttataaaattattgataTGATACggtattaattttattatataattgtgTTAGggtaaaattaattaaatatttaaaagatggtattttatttaataaatcggAT from Punica granatum isolate Tunisia-2019 chromosome 3, ASM765513v2, whole genome shotgun sequence includes:
- the LOC116201860 gene encoding phosphoribosylaminoimidazole-succinocarboxamide synthase, chloroplastic; translated protein: MAQSLNPLKTPKTHGNLPPLHPFPPQKLRLKPKSASFICRSLMSGQNQDQKQQLSLDALIRGGRREELFGAIEGSLYNCLSETNLQLTVPGLKSKIRGKVRDIYDGGDYLVLVTTDRQSAFDRILASIPFKGQVLNETSLWWFDKTRHITSNAVVAAPDRNVTIVKKCSVFPVEFVARGYVTGSTDTSLWTVYRNGVRNYCGNDLPDGLVKNQKLLQNILTPTTKAADHDEPITPEEIVKRGLMTQEDYDEVSKRALQLFDYGQRVAADHGLILVDTKYEFGKGHDGSILLIDEVHTPDSSRYWIGQSYEECFQNGLEPENVDKEFLRLWFKSHCNPYKDEVLPEAPKDLVCELAWRYIFLYETITNSKFQMPPGEEPIHERISRNVASALSCLK
- the LOC116201986 gene encoding uncharacterized protein At2g34160-like, translating into MEEIVEGVNNINLSDSHKKNRIQVSNTKKPLFFYVNLAKRYMQQHNEVELSALGMAIATVVTVAEILKNNGLAVEKKIMTSTVDIKDDSRGRPVQKAKIEIVLGKTANFDELMAAAAEEREAAEAQEQS